The genome window CACGAAGGTGCGATCCTGTCCAACATCTATGGCCTGACCGGCGACAACGCCACCATTACGAATGTGGACTACATAAACAGGGTGCCCCTGGCGTCCAACTACACCCAGATTTCCTGCGCCACCTGCCACGAGCACGGCGGCGGCCTGCGCACCATCAAGGCAATCGACGGGTCAGGCAACCTTGTGAACTGGGACCCCAACAACAACCGCCGGATTGACCAGTTCGACCTGTGCACCAGTTGCCACACCCTGTACAACTACAACGGCACGCAACTCCTGGCCGGCGGTAATCCCCTCAACGGCGTTGCAACGGGAGTCAGCCTGCATGCCGCCACCAGCGCCAGGTGGTACGGAGTTCTTGCCACGACCCACTTCGACAACTATTCGACCGGTCCCCAGGCCGGTGCCGGCGCCAGTGGCACCAACACCAAGGTTGAAGGTTACGTCCTCCGTCGCACCGGCGCCAACCCCTGCTTCGACTGCCACGGTCACGAATCGAAGACCAACACCAGAAACGAAGCGTCCCGCGGTCCGACGATCCATACCGACTGGGCCCAGTCTGGCCACGGCGGCGGCCTGCTGACCGCCAAGTACGCCGCAGTCGCCGGCAAGAGCGGCACCGCAGCCGTCACCGCCGCCTTGAACGCCTATGTGGACGACGCCACCGCCGTCGCCTGGACCCACTACAACTGGGATGCGAGCAGCCGCGGTTCCTGCCAGCGCTGCCACACCGCCACCGGCGCAGCCAACTTCATGAGCAATCCGGCCACCTACAAAGCGGACGGCTCCGGCAACAACTTCTCGCACCTGCAGGGCTGGAACGCCACCAACGGCTCCAAGCAGAACGAACTGCTCTACTGCTGGGGCTGCCACACCAACGCCGGCACCGGCGAACTGCGTAACCCGGGTGCCATCACAGAAAACTACGCAGGTGTTAACAATGCTGGCACTGGAACTACAGGTACATCTGTGACCGTGTCTTATCCGGATATAGCCGGTTCCAACGTCTGCATGACCTGCCACCTCGGCCGCCAAATCGGTGAAAACATCAAGACCATTACTGATGCTGACGGTGTTCTTGGCTTCGTGAACTCCCATTACCTAGCAGCCGGCGGCCAGCTTTTCGGCAAAACCGGCTACGAGTACGCAACCCGCAGCTACGCCAATCCGGCCTTCTTCGCCCATGACAAGATCGGCACAGCCGCTGCCCCCGGCACCGGCTCCAACGGCCCCTGCGCCGGCTGCCACATGAGCACCCCGAATTCGCACTCCTTCCTGCCGGTAACCAAGGACAGCGCGGGCGCCGTCACCGCCATCACCAGCACCGCCTGCGCCACCTGCCATTCCGGCACCTTTGCGCTCACCCCCGAAGGCCTGACCGCCGAGGAAGAAGAGTACGTGGCATCCCTTGAAGCCCTCAAAGCGGCCCTGGCCGGCAAGGGTATCCTCTTCTTCAACGCCCATCCGTATTTCTACATAGATACGAATTCCAACGGCATTGCCGATCCTGGGGAGATTGTTTCCTCTAACGCCTTCACCAACTGGGCCGGCGTGTACGGGCTTGCCCTCTGGAAAGATGTCATGGGCGCGGCATTCAACGCCAACCTGCTGATCCACGATCCGGGCGGGTATGCCCACAACCGGTTCTACAGCAAGCGGCTGATCTGGGATTCCATCGACTTCATCTATGACGGCGTGCTGAACAACGACGTCGCTGCCGCGATCGATGCCCAGGTAACGGCGACTCGACTGGACAGCGCCACGGCAACGGCCGCCAAGGCCTACCTCGGTACGACCCGTCCGTAATCGCGGACGCGGCGTTCCGGCGCGTCATCCGATGCACAATCGCAAGGCCGGTCTCTCTCTTGGGGCCGGCCTTGCCTTTTACCTGGCTATGTGCACTTCCGATGATACGCGAGCACACGTGCCGGTGGATGGCGGTGGCGCCTGCAATCCCGTCGCGATCCGGAAAAAGTATCTTGCCGGAGCGACCTGAAAAGGAGAAAATACGCCATGCAACGATTCCTTGCAGTACTATTTGCGATGATCTTCATCTGTTCGGCGGCAGTGGCCGCCGGCGGTCTCGACGGTTTCCTGGGCAACCTCAATGTTGAGGCGAGGGCCGATCCGACCGGCTTTGCCGGCAGACTGAGCACCCAGTTCGGCGTGCCCGGCGCACAGGTAAGCGTCGTGCTGGGGTCTGTCCGGGAGCCTGCGGACGCCTTTATGGTCTACCAATTGGGGCAGATGACCCACAAGCCGTACGAAACGGTGCTCCAGAGCTATCAGGCCAATCAGGGCAAGGGATGGGGGGTGATTGCCAAGCGTCTCGGCATCAAGCCCGGCTCCACCGAGTTCCATGCCCTCAAGCGGGGTGACTTTGCCCTTACCGGAAAGCCGTCCCACGCGTCGCATGATGATCATCATCACGGCAGGGAAAAAGCCAAAGGAAAAGGCAAGGGGAAGGGATACTAAGTAACGGTCGAGTCAGCGGAGTTGCGCCGGATCGCGCCGGGCTTCATGGCATCGGGCAGGGCAGGACTGCGTCGAGGATGACGTGCGATTGACGGCCGGTCAGCGAGGCGTGACGTCGGCATGCGGGGCAGGGATGCCCGGTTGCCGACAGGATTTATAGATGCGGCGCAGAGGGGGCGCTTCGGTGCCCCCCCTCTGCGCTTCGGACCATACATGGATTTGCCGGTTACATCATATCGATTCGCTGTGTTTGTCGTGCTCTCCGGACTGGTGCACGTGGCGGGGCTGTGCGTTCTCACGAGCGGCGGCATTCTCGACCTGGGTGCACCGGTTCTGCCCATGGCAGCCGTCAGCATTTCGCTCCGGGATCCGGAGACGTCTGTTCCGTCCCTCCCTGAAGGGCAGTCGTCGCGTGAGAGTGTCGGCGCAGGGGAACAGGAACGGCCTGGCGAGCGGAGCGTCGTTGCTGCTCCGGAGCGCGCGGACCAGCCGACCGCCCTACCAGTCGTCCGCGAAGCCACGCCGGCCACTGAGCCGCTGCCGCCGGAGGCAGTGGCGGTAGCTGCCCCCGTGCCCGCCGCATCTACGGAGGTCGTGGCTGAGGCAGACCCTGCCGCCCGGTCGCCGCACCCGGAGGTCATGCCGCCGTTACGCAAGGCGGATGAGTTTCTCGCGGCGGGCCGGGAGAAACTCTCCTACCGGATCAGCATGTTCGGTATCCCCGTGGGCGAGGCAATGATCGAGGCGGTTCGGGAACGGGAGCGCGAGGAAGTAACCATCACCACGCGCGTCAGGTCG of Geobacter anodireducens contains these proteins:
- a CDS encoding C-type polyheme cytochrome OmcB, which codes for MSRKATRYSAVLAASLFAAALAGCGSENKEGSIGTGPGGVATVGDTACVQCHSAVTEALTGESIITQYQKSSPHNRADLGCESCHGGGAQHNGVGPIPFAHPDANRCADCHDGTTAVATNSNTAFAGSRHNTQSVRDSANCKRCHSHEGAILSNIYGLTGDNATITNVDYINRVPLASNYTQISCATCHEHGGGLRTIKAIDGSGNLVNWDPNNNRRIDQFDLCTSCHTLYNYNGTQLLAGGNPLNGVATGVSLHAATSARWYGVLATTHFDNYSTGPQAGAGASGTNTKVEGYVLRRTGANPCFDCHGHESKTNTRNEASRGPTIHTDWAQSGHGGGLLTAKYAAVAGKSGTAAVTAALNAYVDDATAVAWTHYNWDASSRGSCQRCHTATGAANFMSNPATYKADGSGNNFSHLQGWNATNGSKQNELLYCWGCHTNAGTGELRNPGAITENYAGVNNAGTGTTGTSVTVSYPDIAGSNVCMTCHLGRQIGENIKTITDADGVLGFVNSHYLAAGGQLFGKTGYEYATRSYANPAFFAHDKIGTAAAPGTGSNGPCAGCHMSTPNSHSFLPVTKDSAGAVTAITSTACATCHSGTFALTPEGLTAEEEEYVASLEALKAALAGKGILFFNAHPYFYIDTNSNGIADPGEIVSSNAFTNWAGVYGLALWKDVMGAAFNANLLIHDPGGYAHNRFYSKRLIWDSIDFIYDGVLNNDVAAAIDAQVTATRLDSATATAAKAYLGTTRP